From one Psilocybe cubensis strain MGC-MH-2018 chromosome 13, whole genome shotgun sequence genomic stretch:
- a CDS encoding Aspyridones efflux protein apdF, with amino-acid sequence MSEIRDQDSEGRDDVEDGGAKAWISITGAIRLQLDRKLSAHDAIRVRGRLWKAFRRRVLSCLGDSRISNFYFVPQQYLEVFLSQGVGMGLGLGLTFVPTLSLTVHHFRRRKVLATGIAMSGSSLGAVLFPISKHGFITPDSLSSQPHLQ; translated from the exons ATGTCTGAAATTCGCGATCAAGACAGCGAAGGTCGTGATGATGTGGAAGACGGCGGAGCAAAGGCGTGGATTAGCATTACAGGAGC GATCCGATTGCAGCTGGATAGGAAGCTTTCAGCTCATGATGCCATTCGTGTTCGGGGCCGTCTCTGGAAAGCTTTTCGACGCAGGGTACTTTCATGCCTTGGAGATAGTAGGATCAGCAATTTTTACTTTGTC CCTCAACAATACCTTGAGGTATTCCTTAGTCAGGGAGTTGGAATGGGACTTGGTCTAGGACTTACCTTTGTCCCTACACTAAGTTTGACTGTTCACCACTTTAGACGCCGCAAGGTACTTGCTACTGGAATTGCTATGAGCGGTAGTTCCCTTGGAGCAGTCCTTTTCCCCATAAGTAAGCATGGTTTTATTACCCCAGATTCACTCTCATCTCAACCCCATTTGCAGTGA